From one Bacteroidota bacterium genomic stretch:
- a CDS encoding arginine decarboxylase, with protein sequence MKNRYIDLIQQTFEFPQEEFAVEDNLLQFNGIPLMDIIEQYGTPLKITYLPKIGSQIQKAKRLFHVAMAKADYEGNYLYCYCTKSSHFEFILNEALKNDIHLETSSAFDIPIIKELAKDNKVPKETFILCNGFKRPNYIEGIIDLLDDGFSNVIPILDNKEELNELQKDGKHKIKIGLRIAAEEEPNAEFYTSRLGIRYNEILDFYVNTIKSNKNFELKMLHFFINTGIKDTAYYWSELQKNINLYCELKKLCPELEYLDIGGGFPIKTKLDFNYDYQYMADEIIRQIKAACMQKEVPEPHIMTEFGSFTVGESGAVLFSIIGQKKQNDNELWNMIDSSFITTLPDTWGIKQKFILLAINNWDDEYHRINLGGITCDSDDYYIMESVRNRVFLPKPQEGETQYIGFFHTGAYQESIGGYGGIQHCLIPAPKHVLIDRDENGEYTTRLFAKEQSAKNMMKILGY encoded by the coding sequence ATGAAGAATCGTTATATTGACCTCATCCAACAAACATTCGAGTTTCCACAAGAAGAGTTTGCTGTAGAAGACAACTTATTGCAATTCAATGGTATACCTTTAATGGATATCATTGAACAGTATGGAACGCCATTAAAAATAACCTATCTTCCAAAGATCGGTTCTCAGATCCAGAAAGCCAAACGGTTATTTCACGTAGCGATGGCCAAAGCCGACTACGAAGGTAATTATTTGTACTGCTATTGTACGAAGAGTTCCCATTTTGAGTTCATTTTAAATGAAGCTTTGAAAAATGATATTCACCTGGAGACGAGTTCCGCTTTCGATATTCCGATTATTAAGGAGCTCGCCAAGGATAATAAAGTGCCAAAGGAAACTTTCATTCTTTGCAATGGATTCAAGCGACCTAATTATATTGAAGGCATTATTGATTTGCTGGACGATGGATTTTCCAATGTTATTCCGATTCTAGATAACAAGGAAGAATTAAATGAGTTGCAAAAAGATGGGAAGCATAAAATTAAAATAGGGCTCCGGATTGCTGCTGAAGAAGAGCCCAATGCGGAATTTTACACTTCTCGTTTGGGAATTCGCTACAATGAAATTCTTGATTTTTATGTGAATACGATCAAGTCGAATAAAAATTTTGAACTGAAGATGCTGCATTTTTTTATCAATACCGGCATCAAGGACACTGCCTATTACTGGAGTGAGTTGCAAAAAAACATCAACCTTTATTGCGAACTAAAGAAATTATGTCCGGAGTTGGAATATCTCGATATAGGTGGAGGCTTTCCGATAAAAACCAAGCTTGACTTTAATTACGACTATCAATACATGGCCGATGAAATCATTCGTCAGATAAAGGCGGCTTGCATGCAAAAAGAGGTGCCTGAGCCACATATCATGACGGAGTTCGGATCATTTACTGTGGGAGAAAGCGGAGCAGTATTGTTTAGCATTATTGGACAGAAAAAGCAAAACGACAATGAGCTTTGGAATATGATCGATAGCTCATTTATCACCACTCTTCCGGATACCTGGGGTATCAAGCAAAAGTTTATTCTTTTGGCGATCAACAACTGGGACGATGAATACCATCGCATCAATCTTGGCGGTATAACTTGTGACTCGGACGATTACTATATCATGGAGTCGGTTCGCAACCGGGTGTTTTTACCAAAGCCGCAGGAGGGAGAGACGCAGTATATCGGTTTCTTTCATACAGGCGCATACCAAGAGAGTATTGGAGGTTATGGCGGAATTCAGCATTGTTTAATTCCTGCACCCAAGCATGTCCTCATTGACCGCGATGAA
- a CDS encoding arginase, with protein MHKKIKLIEVKSEIGAGTRGASLGPDAIKIAALDYGSNLFHKLSSVEIPVENNLLFEAQGSTYAKRIRGIVNIYDKLSKTVLETLKAKEFPIILAGDHSTSGGTIAGIKMANPKVRLGVIWIDAHADLHSPFTSPTGNVHGMPLAATLGEDNIANKMNKPDKETIEMWNKLKKVGGISPKINYSDLVFIGVRDVEPEESFLIKKHKIKAFTTNDVKRHGVEKIARDALAYLNNCQMIYVSFDVDSMDSSISKGTGTPVRNGITEKEAGSLCVRLIQNEKVCCFEIAEVNPTLDKENLMAENTFEILQRVVAQIA; from the coding sequence ATGCATAAGAAAATTAAGCTCATTGAAGTGAAATCCGAGATAGGTGCCGGTACACGAGGAGCAAGTCTCGGACCTGATGCCATTAAGATAGCGGCTTTGGATTATGGTTCCAATTTGTTCCATAAATTGTCGTCAGTAGAGATCCCTGTGGAGAATAATCTCCTATTTGAAGCACAAGGATCTACATACGCCAAACGAATTCGGGGTATAGTCAATATATACGATAAGTTAAGTAAGACTGTGTTGGAAACCTTAAAAGCAAAAGAATTTCCAATCATACTTGCCGGTGACCATAGTACATCCGGAGGAACTATTGCCGGTATAAAAATGGCGAATCCGAAAGTCCGCCTGGGGGTGATCTGGATAGATGCGCATGCGGATTTACATTCTCCTTTTACCAGTCCAACCGGAAATGTTCATGGGATGCCCTTAGCAGCAACTCTTGGCGAAGATAATATTGCCAATAAGATGAATAAACCGGACAAGGAAACCATAGAAATGTGGAATAAACTTAAGAAAGTAGGAGGAATAAGTCCCAAAATCAATTATTCCGACCTTGTTTTCATAGGTGTAAGGGATGTAGAGCCTGAAGAAAGTTTCCTGATTAAAAAACATAAGATAAAAGCTTTTACAACTAATGATGTCAAGCGACATGGCGTCGAAAAAATAGCAAGGGATGCTTTGGCTTATCTGAATAACTGTCAGATGATATATGTCTCTTTTGATGTAGACTCAATGGATAGCTCTATCTCTAAAGGAACCGGAACTCCTGTTCGGAATGGTATCACCGAAAAAGAGGCGGGATCGCTTTGTGTCCGTCTTATTCAGAATGAAAAAGTTTGTTGCTTTGAAATTGCAGAGGTGAACCCTACGCTCGATAAGGAAAATCTGATGGCTGAAAATACTTTTGAAATTCTTCAACGTGTGGTGGCTCAGATTGCCTGA
- a CDS encoding arginine--tRNA ligase: MLFEIELRTAVQEGMSRLFHLDVLPDDISIQPTRKDFDGDLTVVVFNLAKKAGKSPDAIGKELSDWLATKSSLVSSSNVVKGFLNVVFQPESWLRIYEEETADPAFFEKKPDPNLAAHPVLVEYSSPNTNKPLHLGHVRNNLLGFSIAELLKASGTTVKKVNLINDRGIHICKSMLAWQKLGNGETPASSGMKGDHLVGKYYVEFDRLYKAEIAELVSAGMPEDDARKKAGSMVEAQEMLRKWEAGDEATLALWKMMNEWVYAGFNASYKQLGVDFDKFYYESEMYLVGKELVLEGLKKGVFFQKPDGSVWVDLTDEGLDQKLLLRSDGTSVYITQDIGTSKKRFDETGFSRLIYVVGNEQDYHFKVLKLVIKKLGYEWWDRLYHLSYNMVDLPQGKMKSREGTVVDADDLMKEMIDEAGNITRELGKISDFESEEATALYNMIGMGALKYFILKVDPEKRMLFNPAESIDFNGNTGPFIQYTYARIKSVLRKGENYHELKDFLSSSPGNYSGMNEKEKVLIKWMLKYPFVLGEAAERLSPAVIANYVYELAKIYNQFYHEYPIVDPVEIETSKFRMHLSMKCAGLIQRNLKLLGIEVPERM; encoded by the coding sequence ATGTTATTCGAAATAGAACTGCGTACAGCGGTGCAGGAAGGTATGTCCCGGTTGTTTCATCTGGATGTACTTCCTGATGATATTTCTATTCAGCCCACCCGAAAGGATTTTGATGGTGATCTGACCGTTGTGGTTTTTAATCTGGCTAAAAAAGCAGGGAAGTCTCCTGATGCCATTGGTAAGGAGTTGTCGGATTGGTTAGCAACGAAGAGCTCCCTGGTGTCCTCCTCTAATGTGGTTAAAGGATTTTTAAATGTGGTGTTTCAGCCGGAATCATGGCTACGCATTTATGAAGAAGAGACCGCCGATCCGGCTTTTTTCGAAAAGAAACCGGATCCAAATCTGGCTGCGCATCCCGTTTTAGTAGAATATAGTTCTCCAAACACGAATAAACCCCTTCACCTGGGTCATGTTCGCAATAACCTTCTTGGGTTTAGTATTGCAGAATTACTTAAGGCGAGCGGTACCACAGTAAAGAAAGTAAACCTGATTAATGATCGGGGAATTCATATATGCAAGTCGATGCTTGCCTGGCAAAAATTGGGAAACGGTGAAACTCCTGCATCTTCCGGGATGAAAGGAGATCATCTGGTGGGAAAGTATTATGTGGAATTTGACAGGTTATATAAGGCCGAAATTGCCGAACTGGTATCCGCAGGTATGCCGGAAGATGATGCCAGGAAGAAGGCGGGAAGTATGGTTGAGGCGCAGGAGATGCTTCGCAAATGGGAAGCCGGCGATGAAGCTACGCTCGCACTCTGGAAAATGATGAATGAATGGGTGTACGCAGGATTTAATGCTTCCTACAAGCAATTGGGCGTTGACTTTGATAAATTTTACTACGAGTCAGAAATGTATCTCGTAGGTAAGGAATTGGTGTTGGAAGGGCTGAAGAAGGGTGTTTTCTTTCAAAAACCGGATGGATCTGTATGGGTCGACCTCACCGATGAAGGCCTGGATCAGAAATTACTGCTCCGAAGTGATGGCACCAGTGTATACATCACTCAGGATATCGGAACCTCTAAAAAACGATTTGATGAAACTGGCTTTAGCCGGTTAATTTATGTGGTGGGTAATGAGCAGGATTATCATTTCAAAGTACTCAAACTCGTCATTAAGAAGCTGGGGTATGAATGGTGGGACCGTTTGTATCATTTATCCTACAATATGGTTGATCTTCCTCAGGGTAAGATGAAATCGAGAGAGGGAACGGTAGTGGATGCCGATGATCTGATGAAGGAGATGATTGACGAAGCCGGTAACATCACAAGAGAACTGGGAAAAATAAGTGATTTTGAATCGGAAGAAGCAACCGCTTTGTACAATATGATTGGAATGGGTGCGCTGAAATATTTTATCCTCAAAGTGGACCCTGAAAAACGAATGTTGTTTAATCCCGCTGAATCCATCGATTTCAATGGCAACACCGGACCTTTTATACAGTATACCTATGCCCGAATAAAATCTGTATTACGGAAAGGTGAAAATTACCATGAATTGAAAGATTTTCTTTCCTCTTCTCCCGGAAATTACTCCGGTATGAATGAAAAGGAAAAAGTATTGATAAAATGGATGCTAAAATATCCATTTGTGTTGGGTGAAGCTGCTGAAAGACTAAGCCCTGCAGTGATTGCGAATTATGTGTACGAATTGGCTAAAATTTACAACCAGTTCTATCACGAGTATCCCATCGTCGATCCGGTAGAGATCGAAACATCTAAATTCAGAATGCATTTATCTATGAAATGTGCAGGACTGATTCAAAGGAATTTGAAATTACTCGGAATTGAAGTTCCGGAAAGAATGTAA
- a CDS encoding TerC family protein: MQEELSVILTVDGLISLLTLVIMEIVLGIDNIIFISILAGKLPYQQQAKARRIGLSLALIIRIALLFSISWIVSLKEPFITIMDHGFSGRDMVLLFGGLFLMAKSTSEIHGKISKEEHLSTPGMKKLTLNMAIAQIIGLDIVFSFDSILTAVGLVDHVSIMILAVIISMIVMLISAKSVSDFVNKHPTIKMLALSFLLMIGFMLTIEAFHYEVPKGYIYFAMAFSLLVELLNMRIRKKSSAE; encoded by the coding sequence ATGCAGGAAGAGCTATCAGTTATTTTAACAGTTGACGGTCTTATTTCATTACTAACTCTTGTGATTATGGAGATCGTGTTGGGTATTGATAACATTATTTTCATCTCTATCCTTGCAGGGAAGCTTCCTTATCAACAACAAGCTAAGGCACGCAGAATTGGACTAAGCCTCGCCTTGATCATACGGATTGCCTTATTGTTCAGTATCAGTTGGATTGTCAGCTTGAAAGAGCCATTCATCACAATTATGGACCATGGATTTAGTGGCAGGGATATGGTTTTACTTTTTGGCGGACTCTTTTTGATGGCCAAGAGCACCTCTGAGATACACGGTAAAATCAGCAAGGAAGAACATTTATCTACGCCCGGCATGAAAAAGCTTACTCTTAACATGGCGATTGCTCAGATTATCGGATTGGATATCGTGTTTTCATTTGATTCCATTTTAACAGCTGTGGGTCTGGTAGATCATGTAAGCATTATGATACTGGCCGTTATCATTTCTATGATTGTCATGTTAATTTCTGCGAAATCGGTTTCAGACTTTGTCAATAAGCACCCTACCATTAAAATGCTGGCGCTCTCCTTCCTCCTGATGATTGGATTCATGCTTACAATAGAAGCCTTCCACTACGAGGTGCCTAAAGGCTACATTTACTTTGCGATGGCCTTCTCTCTTCTCGTTGAACTTTTGAATATGAGAATCAGAAAGAAAAGCAGTGCGGAATAG
- a CDS encoding DUF4249 domain-containing protein — protein MKKIFFFIGTCLLISSCEKDISLDLPETESKVVVDGYVEIGLPPYVILSKSEAYFNPIGQNSINNLPIRGAIVTISNGTDTIQLTEIDTSLNGVSVGGFYVALDSLTFLPTMIGIPGTHYTLNIITADGRQVSSSAVLHEPVALDSVWFKVQDNLDSLGFAWAKLSDPDTLGNYYRWFAKRLNKDDLYYTPFGSVFEDKFINGQSFDFAYNRGTVQNSDAEEDKNEEAGFYKKGDTIVVKFCSIDRGTYEFWRDAENQLANNGSPFAVPSNVKSNINGGRGLFATYSVAYDTIIAR, from the coding sequence ATGAAAAAAATATTCTTCTTCATCGGAACCTGCCTGCTGATCAGCAGTTGTGAGAAAGATATCTCTCTGGATCTCCCCGAAACAGAGTCCAAAGTAGTAGTGGATGGCTATGTGGAAATTGGATTGCCTCCCTACGTGATTCTCAGCAAGAGTGAAGCTTATTTTAATCCTATCGGGCAGAACAGCATTAATAATTTACCCATTCGTGGAGCTATTGTTACCATCAGCAACGGAACGGATACTATTCAGTTGACAGAAATAGACACCTCATTGAATGGAGTTTCCGTCGGTGGATTTTATGTCGCTCTGGATAGCCTCACGTTTCTGCCCACTATGATTGGAATTCCGGGTACCCACTATACCTTGAACATTATTACTGCAGATGGCAGACAAGTCAGTTCATCGGCAGTTTTACATGAGCCGGTGGCATTGGACAGTGTTTGGTTTAAGGTGCAGGACAACCTCGATAGTCTGGGCTTTGCATGGGCAAAACTTTCTGATCCGGATACTTTGGGAAACTATTACCGATGGTTTGCCAAGCGACTGAATAAAGATGATTTGTATTATACGCCCTTCGGCTCTGTATTTGAAGATAAATTCATCAACGGACAAAGTTTTGATTTTGCCTATAACAGAGGTACAGTTCAAAACTCGGATGCAGAGGAAGATAAAAATGAAGAGGCCGGATTTTATAAAAAGGGAGACACCATCGTAGTAAAATTCTGTTCCATCGACCGTGGAACCTATGAGTTCTGGAGAGACGCAGAAAATCAATTGGCCAATAATGGTAGTCCTTTTGCCGTTCCTTCCAACGTGAAATCGAATATCAATGGCGGAAGAGGGTTGTTTGCTACCTATTCAGTAGCTTACGACACGATCATTGCCCGGTAA
- a CDS encoding ATP-binding protein, translated as MKRIQNLIDQGEGAMLDFKKEISNVHRIAKSIVSFANLHGGTLLVGVNDDGTISGIKTEEEKFMLEKAAEFFCTPPIELIIHEWNLRGKMILEVIVPEGRDKPYYATDEEGKKWVYVREKDQSLLASKVLVEVLKRKHSSRPSIIKYTSKEKALMDYLQAHPRITLKEFSNMVNISRWRAQKILVNLASVGVIRVHDIEKPEFYTLGM; from the coding sequence ATGAAAAGAATTCAGAATTTGATTGATCAGGGCGAAGGTGCCATGCTGGATTTCAAAAAGGAAATCAGTAATGTGCATCGTATTGCTAAATCTATCGTTTCCTTTGCTAATCTTCATGGTGGGACTTTGCTGGTAGGAGTAAATGATGACGGAACCATTAGTGGCATAAAAACCGAAGAGGAAAAATTCATGCTGGAGAAAGCGGCTGAATTCTTCTGCACACCGCCCATCGAGCTCATCATCCACGAATGGAACCTGCGCGGGAAAATGATTCTGGAAGTCATTGTTCCGGAAGGAAGGGATAAGCCCTATTATGCTACGGATGAAGAGGGAAAAAAATGGGTGTATGTAAGGGAAAAGGATCAATCGCTCCTGGCAAGTAAAGTGTTGGTAGAAGTTCTGAAAAGAAAGCATTCCTCGCGGCCTTCCATCATAAAATACACGAGTAAAGAGAAGGCACTCATGGACTATCTCCAGGCCCATCCACGCATTACCTTGAAGGAGTTTTCAAATATGGTCAACATCAGCCGATGGCGGGCTCAAAAGATATTGGTCAACCTGGCTTCCGTAGGTGTGATTCGAGTGCATGATATCGAAAAGCCGGAGTTTTATACGCTGGGGATGTAG
- a CDS encoding T9SS type A sorting domain-containing protein, whose amino-acid sequence MNGPNQGNDIGNLSSGSVVSVGKFYRNGIWNHDVTIIKYSTDGSLLNEYYLDFYNDSLRDEGVKIKVLNDFIYVLVAAQYYTTPGVTEGNIGVIKLDSNLNLVNQFSFNSDPGIEEMPIDMGLDQSGNVYVIGWAERPATGRDFVFIKLDQNLNFIFSKYNSSPGNYSDEPSEIAVEANGVCNIVGTKNSLAKGSQISVLKYWGNGVLLWQKTYDIKTNQALDDLGHYVTFDPSNGDVFVAGVGQTSLGGYNEWIVLRYDAIDGSRKWIKRMTASNKSFYPRGLEYYNLGALYICGAIGSIASNNVDLQVRKLDPSNGNVLWNRTFDGIATGIEDNDRLSSMLVSPSEEIFLMGSTDDGYFNGSNVFHLVLKYNSSGNLIWSSKLHAGFPIHAGWTAEHATYHAGSQSLYVSGTRYASPSIIWTTTKYSTALPVVDETYSNRSLQASTNYSKKGELNIYPNPADQFFYLRLDEEREGQLVITDLSGKIVYQRSNVVMPFEVISGDWSSGVYFVTFNCGDRIYKEKVIKN is encoded by the coding sequence TTGAATGGCCCAAATCAAGGAAATGATATCGGTAACCTTTCAAGTGGTTCAGTTGTATCTGTGGGGAAATTTTATAGAAATGGCATTTGGAATCACGACGTAACGATTATTAAGTATTCTACGGATGGTTCATTATTAAATGAATACTATCTCGATTTCTACAACGATTCATTACGTGATGAAGGCGTTAAAATAAAAGTATTGAATGATTTTATTTATGTATTAGTTGCTGCTCAATACTATACTACACCTGGAGTTACTGAAGGTAATATTGGCGTTATTAAATTAGACTCTAATCTCAATTTGGTAAATCAATTTTCATTTAATTCTGATCCCGGTATCGAAGAGATGCCGATTGATATGGGATTGGATCAATCGGGTAATGTATATGTTATTGGATGGGCTGAAAGACCGGCAACCGGTAGAGATTTCGTTTTTATCAAGCTGGACCAAAATCTGAATTTTATTTTTTCCAAATACAATTCTTCGCCCGGAAATTACTCTGACGAACCTTCCGAAATAGCCGTTGAAGCAAATGGAGTATGTAACATAGTTGGTACAAAGAATAGTTTGGCAAAAGGTTCACAAATATCCGTTTTAAAATACTGGGGGAATGGTGTCCTTCTATGGCAAAAAACTTATGATATTAAAACAAATCAAGCATTAGATGATTTGGGACATTATGTAACTTTTGATCCTAGTAATGGCGATGTATTCGTAGCCGGGGTAGGTCAAACATCTTTGGGAGGATACAACGAATGGATAGTATTACGCTATGATGCAATTGATGGATCAAGGAAATGGATAAAACGTATGACTGCTTCGAATAAAAGTTTTTATCCACGTGGTTTGGAATATTATAATTTAGGTGCACTATACATTTGTGGAGCTATTGGAAGTATTGCCTCTAATAATGTTGACTTACAAGTCAGAAAACTTGATCCATCCAACGGAAATGTACTTTGGAATAGAACATTTGATGGTATTGCAACTGGAATTGAAGATAATGATAGATTGTCTTCAATGTTAGTTAGTCCCTCCGAAGAAATATTTCTAATGGGTAGTACTGATGATGGTTATTTCAATGGATCGAATGTTTTTCATCTGGTTTTGAAATATAATTCTTCCGGTAACTTAATTTGGTCTAGTAAATTACATGCGGGATTTCCTATTCATGCAGGTTGGACAGCCGAACACGCAACTTATCATGCAGGTAGCCAATCCTTGTATGTATCAGGAACTCGATATGCTTCTCCTTCAATAATTTGGACTACTACGAAGTATTCTACTGCATTGCCGGTCGTTGATGAAACTTATTCAAATAGATCTTTGCAAGCAAGTACCAATTATAGTAAGAAAGGAGAGTTAAATATTTATCCTAATCCTGCGGATCAATTCTTCTATTTAAGACTGGATGAAGAAAGGGAAGGGCAACTTGTAATAACTGATTTGTCCGGTAAGATTGTTTATCAAAGGAGTAATGTAGTAATGCCCTTTGAGGTCATTTCCGGTGATTGGAGTTCCGGAGTGTACTTCGTCACATTTAATTGT